The genomic region attatgttgAATCTTGTCATAATCCACacgttttatttcattttgtacatAAGCAGtgataatatatttaattaagttGGTGAGAAATTATTTAGTTTAGGGTCAATCCACTAGTTGCACACATGAAGTCCAGTACTGCTCAGCCTGTGAAGGCACTTATGTAATTactacaaaataatatatatacaaataaccctgatgatgtcatagtgatgGCAGGGTTATCGCAGCTTGGACTTGAGAATTTAAACTACTGTGACAAACTGGAGGTATGGAGTTTGAAAAGTGCTCTCAGGAAAGATCAAGTTGCATCGTGGGAAATCTAGGATCTGGTGGTTTTGGGGCATACCCATACTAGGCACAAAAAGTCAGGATAGCTTGGCCTCTGCTTCAATTTTGACAATTGTTTTTTATGGAAGTGAAATACTAAATCACTAGAGTATTAAACAGGTTAATTTGGCATTTATATATCCTATATTTATTCAAAACCTTGTTTTGTTATCTCTGTAAACAAAGATTATTATATTGTACTTGTACCAGGTAAAAACTGCTTTCATAAACTGCATACAACTTCAATCACTAAAGCATCAACCAAAttgacatttacatatttaaaaagttaTGGCATGTTTCTTTAACTCCGCTTGCTTTCACAGACGTCGTCTCCGTGCTGGTTATCATGGGGTGTGCCTGTTGCAAGCAGAAGAAGTCCGGCAAAGCAGCAGCGGCAACATCAGCAGCAGTAGACATTACAGATCTGTCTCCTAGCAACGCAGATGGAGGGTTGGCCGCTGCCTTGACTCAGGGCCGTTACTGTCCCGACCCCACTCAGACCATCCCAGACTTCAACCAGGGCTTCTCATCCAGCACCATCTTCtccaacaccaacacacaccagAGGCCTGGAGTCATAACaagtaggagtgtgtgtgtgtgtgccccaaTTAAAATAGTATATTAGAATATTAGCTTCTAGAAGGTGAAAATCAATCTACCTAataacatattatataataataataataatagagcaaAGTAAACCCAGCACTTCTTCAGTGATGTTTGTTTCTATCCTAAAATGATCTTTTGCAATATAAAAATAAGCAAATTCTTTATTGTGAGTGTCGTGATCATGTTTCTCTACCAAAACGTTATATAAACATGGTAAACGTGTGGTGTGTTTGTACAAAGTTATCCTTCTTGAGTCCTTCTCTGCCTCAACACATTTAGAGAGGTTAGAGTGGAGAGGTTTAAGTCTGTCTTAAAATAATGCTCACATGTACATCGAAAGAGTTATTATTCTACAATAACAAAATCAATAAAGAGTTATTATTCTACAATAACAAAATCAATACTACTTGTTTTGTgccaaaatgcattttaaattcaggaagtcaatgtgaTGCTTCAGTCATCTCATTTAGACAAATCAAGTAGTTAACTGTCAAAGTTACAGTCTGTTTCATTATTAAGATGCAGTTAAGAGACGGTAATATAAAGAGGAAAGTTGGCACGACAAAGACTAACTTTGGAAGATGGACATTTAATTTGTAACTCAGACTCCTGCAGGCTCATAATAGCTTCTTCCTAACTATAAAAGGCATCTTTGCAAAGAAAGAGGACTTAGATGTTGTCCATTAGCTTTACATTCTCATCATGATATCACGACATCTCTTCACAGACAGTTTCTGTTTTTAGTTCGGTGGTAGAAACTAGTGTGTATAACTGGAAACTGTTAACTCCTCTGtccctcttgtgtgtgtgtgtgtgtgtgtgtgtgtgtgtgtgtgtgtgtgtgtgtgtgtgtgtgtgtgtgtgcgcgcctacgtctgtgtgtgtgtgtgtgtgtgtttgtgcgaaCACGTATGCAGGTGGTGGAGTCACCCTCTTTATAGCTTTGTATGAGTACGAAGCTCGCACCGAAGATGACCTCACTTTTCAGAAAGGAGAGAAGTTCCAGATCATCAACAACACGTGAGCACAAACACAACTGTATTTTAGTAACATCTGTTTTACAGATGTTGCTAATTTGATGGAAAACACCCCTGATTGTAATAACGTTTTGTCATAAGGTATTGTCATACAAACATTTGAGAAAATGCATCAAGAAATGAATAATTCTGTGTTAAATGTCTTAAATCCCAAAAGGTAATGTTTTGTGcacacattacatcacatgcCACATGACCTGTCAGAAGTGTCAGCTGCTGCTGGCGATATTGACAAgctaattataattttttgcCACTGTCATTGTTACTTTTaatttcaacatttaaaaaagtatcaTGACCCTCCATCCTGTGCCATACCAAACTGTGAGCTGACTCTCTTTGTACCGTATCCCTGATTTTGTCACTAAACTGACTtttagtgtgtctttttttgcaGAGAGGGTGACTGGTGGGAGGCTCGCTCTTTGGACACAGGCCACTCAGGTTACATCCCCTCCAACTACGTAGCTCCTGTCGACTCTATACAGGCCGAagagtgagcacacacacacacacacacacacacacacacatgcgcacacgcgCAGGTCTGCTGCAATATACGTACAGTTTACGTTGAAAGATCAATGATTGACATGTATTCTGAGGGCAGAGATCAAAGGATGCTTGGTGTTGCTGCGGtgacctgtgtgttgttgtcatggtgacaggTGGTATTTTGGGAAGATGGGGAGGAAGGATGCGGAGAGACAGTTGCTGGGTAATGGCAACCAGAGAGGAACTTTCCTCATACGAGAGAGCGAGACTACCAAAGGTAAAGAtgccacgcacgcacgcacgcacgcacgcacgcacgcacgcacacgcacacacacacacacacacacacacacacacacacacacacacacacactcttcataGAGATTTTCTGCTCTGAATATATGaacacttttcatttctttctctttctatcaGGTGCTTACTCTCTGTCGATCCGTGACTGGGACGATAACAAGGGAGACCACGTCAAACATTATAAGATCCGCAAACTAGACAATGGTGGCTACTACATCACCACGAGATCACAGTTCGACACAGTGCAGCAGCTGGTAGAGCACTACACAGgtaacatacataaacacacacacacacatggacacaaattCATCCTCTTTATTTTGATTCTACTTCGAAGGGAAAATTATGTTTGTGTTGCCATTTTCTGATGGACTTTCATGCTTCAAGCTGCTGCTTCTATGAACTTCATTTGTTTCAACTCGTTGCTCAATCCTTCTGCCCAGCTGCATGACAGACTTTAATTATGTTACTCTACTTGATGCATACTGTAATTACACTATTACCAGTAGGGAGAAGTAAATACTTTTACTGTACATAACTTAACCTCAATTTTGAGGtattttccatttccatttaaTGCTACTTtctgcttcactacatttcagaaggagaattgtactttttactccgcTACATTTAATTGCCAAATTCAGATTTTACATTGAAAGAGTATGATCAGCTTATAAAATATGATACATTGCTATCAAACTCAATAGTAGACCAATTATCTATAAAGAGTTCTACCTCGACCAACAACACATTACAATTACAGTACATGTCAATACATCAGAAACAATAACATACTGATCCAAAATTATTCTTATGTTAAAGTACACATTAGAAAAACTACCACAAGTATCATAAGTAAAAGTGCTCTCagttatgtattattatacatattacATAACTGAAAGAACTACTTTTGGTAGATTTTTCTAATTTGTACTTTAACATAAGAATCATTTTGGATGCagaacttttacttgtaatggacATACATTTTCAATTTTAGTTTAGTAAAGGATTTGAATACTTTTCCCACTAAGTTTTTAAGTTAGATTCAGAGCTGTTCAACAACAAGCAGCGTTCACACCCTTCACTTCCTCTACTCTCTGTCCGTGTAGatctgccccctagtggcaaGGAGTTGCTACAGCAAGAATTATTCACTTGACACAATCATCAAAAGCAATAGAGATTTGTCcagatgtatttgttttacttatGATCTGTATTGTCCCCGtatgtattttttgtatctGTACATGATGCTgctctgaatgtgtgtttgcgtcTGTTTTGCTGAGTTTTCCTTGCGCCTTTGTACTTTAGTATTTGGTTAACTTGTCAGTTGCATAAGCGCATAAGCAACctgtcttgttcttttttttatctctgcatttgctgcttttcccctccgttttctttccctttgtttcctttttcctttgcCTGCTtgtttgtctctcctctctctctctctcagagagaGCGGCGGGACTGTGCTGCCGTTTGATTGGCAGCTGCAAGCGGGGCATACCTAAGCTGGCCGATTTATCAGTGAAGACCAAGGATATGTGGGAGATTCCCCGcgaatccctccagttgattaAAAAACTGGGCAATGGCCAGTTTGGAGAAGTCTGGATGGGTAGGAATGGTGGGACTGTGTTGCAGTGGGGGAAGGTGACAGCGGGAGCACACCTGgataaaataaagtattaaaaagaTGAGCAGgtacatataatacatttaagtCTCAGTTGTGTACAGATGACAAGAACTTCAGTAACACTTCTGGTGTGAAAACACCTGCACTCTCACAAACATACATTGTGAAGCCCTGTATAGCTGTATGTGTTGCTCAgtctgcaacacaaacacttatAGATTGGAGCACACAAACTccaaagatacacacacagtttaaatatGTAGTctggacacatttttttaatggtgtGTATTGAGTCTTAAAACTGCAGcagtgaaacaaacaaatacatccCTGTGTGTGATAACAACTGGAGAGGCAGCAGTTAATGCATAGAAATGGCTTTGTTTTACAACCAGGTGTGCACAATTGTTCCCCTCTCCCCTGTtgttgcatgtgcatgtgtcatCATCTCACCTCACCTATTTGTCACCCCCCCCATCTCCTTTTCCATTTTTCCCACCATCACATCACccttttctcccattcttcAATACACTTCCACTCTTTCCTTTCTCTACATCTCAACCCTCCTTGACTCCCACTTCCTCCCCATAATAGGCACTAATGATGGGCTGTGTTATTACCTGACTATGCCCTGTCCCAACTCAACCCCACTCACCATGGGCCTTGGGCGGGACGCCTGGGAGGTGCTAAGGGAAACTCTGTCCCTGCAAAGGAAGCTGGGACAGGGCTGCTTCGGGGACGTTTGGATGGGTGAGACTGACACCACCAACCTCTGACGCCCTCTGCAGGCTCAGAGAGAGAACTGTTTGTCCGTAGTGTCCGTTAATGTCCTGTATTGTTAGTCATGCttaatgtcatttatttctgtttatgttagtgatgttttatgtttttcccAGTATCACTTGGTATTCCCATGTGATGTATTTCCAATTACATGTCTTACCAATTTGTTTAGAACATGTCGTACAGATTCTCTGACTAAATGCGAGTGTGTCCGGTTTTCTGAGCCGGGCAAAGTTTCTCCCTGAAGGTGTTGATGTAAGGCCAGAAaaatctccctccctcctaacaTCACTCTGTCTCATGTCATGCATGTTCTCCAAAACAGCAATCATGTGCATGCACCAGAAGTATAACCATGTGTGTATTCGTTACAGTCTGTGCATATTGTGTACCATGTTCTTCTAATTTTTACATCtgtatgcatgtacatgtaGCCATCACCATCAGTATGCCAgacaatgtttgtgtgtgtgtgtctgcgccgtatgtctttgtgtgtttccatgtgctATGTGTGCATTAATATCTCCTTGTCTCCATGCCAGGCATGTGGAACGGTACCACCAAGGTAGCGGTGAAGACTCTGAAGCCAGGGACCATGTCCCCCGAGGCCTTCCTGGAGGAAGCTCAGATCATGAAGAGACTCCGCCATGACAAGCTGGTGCAGCTCTACGCCGTTGTGTCTGAGGAGCCCATCTACATTATTACCGAGTTCATGAGCCAAGGTATCAGGCTGAGTAAACTGTCATGCCTGTGATGAAGTGTAGATACACAATGAATCCCTCCCGTTGGTTGGAAACCTCACTGACACTGAAAAGTGAGCTCCCCTCCCCCGAGTGTTAGTAGTAAGTGTAGTCGCCGCAGAGAAAATATAGAACATTCTTGGAAATGCCCTATCTTGCATTGAAATTGCAAACATTGGATCTGCCCCTGTCCTAACTTTCAACCATTTTGAGATATaatcacagacaaacaaactaaTTACATGAAATAAAGAActagaaatgtgtcatttggaAGAGCAGGGTTCAAGCCACCATGCCTCCCAtattggggaaaaaacaaaactacaaaCTCCACGGATTATCTTTCCTCTTTTTACTCTTTCTGAGCTTTGACCTCCATGTGGAGGTGGCCTTGAGGCaggtaaaatattaatttagtattcactaaaaactaaaaagaaagagagcaacATTTTGAGTAATTTTGATTCTACAACAAATCTATCTGATTGTGATTGAATTTATTATTTGTACCCGCCATAATACACAGCAGATATGAATTAACTAGAGGATGCAAAAGGTCTGGCCAGTCATGACGCAACAATCTTGGTTTTTCAGGAAGTTTGTTGGACTTCTTAAAAGATGGGGAGGGGCAGAGTCTCAAGCTGCCTCAACTGGTGGACATGGCTGCACAGGTGagtgacacacatacacacaatgacaGACTTAAAGGAAACTCTTTTACTATCTTTctgagctgttgttgttgttgtttctttgtttttttcagattgcAGCTGGAATGGCATACATCGAGAGGATGAACTACATCCATCGTGACCTGCGAGCCGCTAACATACTTGTTGGAGAAAATCTGGTGTGCAAGATTGCTGACTTTGGCCTGGCCAGGCTCATCGAGGACAACGAGTACACGGCCAGACAAGGTAACAGCATGAGCTATTCAGTGCAACGAGTGTCTGCCTCCGTGCCTATATTTTTATACATAACCTATCCTAATTATATGATTATGCATCTTCACTGTGTTGCCATGGTTTCAGGGGCGAAGTTCCCTATCAAGTGGACGGCTCCTGAAGCTGCATTGTACGGACGCTTTACCATCAAGTCAGATGTCTGGAGCTTTGGCATCCTACTAACTGAACTCATCACGAAGGGACGTGTGCCATACCCAGGTACGGGATGATACCTGCTAGTTCACCCACACATTCCTGATTTTACTGTGTTCTTATACCACAATGATTTCTCGTACAATATGTCACCAAGTATTGCTTATTTGAGacaatttctttaataagacttttttttatcaaatcaatatttttcttttcggTTTAAACTTACTATAAATCAATTTGAAGTTCATGTTCCGTTACTCCAGatgtcatataataatatatcttaGTTTATTAATTATCTTTTACAGTAGTGTAATGCCAAAGAAAGCAGCACCACATACAACAAAAGATTTGAGTCTACAaaacatagacagacagacttaAGATGAATGAGGGTGATAAAGTgtcagaaaacacatttaaaaaaagataacttATTACTGGGTTTTTATCCATATCCAATATGTGTGGAtttttaaaatcagttttatctgtttttccatctctccttctctgaaCCCTCTCACGCATccacaccccccctccctccaccctcccttTAGGCATGAACAACCGCGAGGTGTTGGAGCAGGTGGAGAGGGGCTACAGGATGCCCTGTGCCCCGGGCTGCCCCGCCTCGCTCCATGAACTGATGGTGCAGTGCTGGAGGCGAGAGGCTGATGAGAGGCACACCTTTGAGTACCTGCAGTCCTTCTTGGAGGATTACTTCACAGCCACAGAGCCGCAGTACCAGCCCGGAGAAAACCTGTGACCACACACGTGTAGGACAGATGTGGAGCAATGAACGGACAAACATAAAGTGaatgacagacaaacacaaaggcaGACGTGGATGTATACATGCAGATATACCGATATGCcttcattgtatttgtatttctactgtgcacacacacacacacacacacacacacacacacacacgcacacacacacacacaccacacacacacacacacacacacacacacagacacacacacacgcacacacacacatgcacacgcacatgcacattaAGATACATATCAttgctttgttttattaaagacaGTTTCCTCCTTTTGGTTATTGATCACTGCAGTGCAGCTCATTTAGGACAGATCAGTCAACCATGTTGAAGAGTCGGATCTCTGCTGATCAGGCCTTGCAGTAATGTTGCTTTACTctgtaaccatgacaacaaGGAACTGAAAGAAGATGTAGATGGTTGTGTTGAGGTGGGGGGGAAGTTGAGCTGGTACATGATTTGTTCAGCTGCCATACATTTCCAGGTCTTTTTGATTTCTGTTTCTGAGAAGAGCAGCTTTGAAGGGGAACTGGTTGCCTGAGAAAAATATGTGAAATGATAGAAGGTGCAACAGGTTTCAGACAACATTAAATGATCATTGTGAACTTGATAGATTATGTATGCAGACACTGTAAGATATGACTTACAATCATCTAAAAAGGCTTTTGAACTGATCCATGTCATCACCTAAAGGGGGGAACTGATTACAAACTTGCTCCAACATGTGCCTTTAAGTGGTCAAATAAGGGCTGTTTTAGATTTGAAGTACCGTGCTAGTAAAGTCTGAGACGAGAGATGGTATGCTCTTTGTTTGTCTGATCATTTGAATGACAATTTTGTATGAActgtctctttttctgttttaatttaaCTCAGATATATCTGTGCAACACAAAAACTTCTATATTAACATGTATTCAGTTGTCATCCATTGGGAGGACTGGGTGAAATATTACACATCAAGGGGATCAATGTCAGTGGTCTCTGgaagtaaaatgttttaattctgtgttttttttgacaaaagaGTGTAACCTTTATATGATTTTATGAGATGCCTTGTTATGTTATTGTAATAAAAATCTAATATCTTTTCCTGGTTAAGACATGTCTCTTATTCTATTTATATTTGGATGCTATTTTTCTCACAGGTAATGTCAAAGAGACAACATAGTACATCTGTGTAAACAAATGTGAATTAATAAATTAACCTAAACAGAAATTGCTTTACAGTAGGCCTGACATTTTCCCACTTAATGTGTAGCTTTAACTTTGAGCTATTCTAAAATATCATATAGGATATTCTTAATGTTATTGCGATCCTTGGCACTGGAAACTATTAGCAGAATTCCACCcactcttgtctgtctctcgctctcttcacTGACTCCCCCATTCATGCTCGATCTTCAGTAAACTACTTTTCCCACAATTCCACAGGTGTAAAGTGAGGCCAGCTACGGATGCCCGGATGGTTCTGACAGCCAGGCACGTTGGAGAGGCACAACGGAGACTGGGGCGCACGAGAGATAGAGAGCTGGAATTGCAGAGGCAGAGACGCACGGGCGCACGGTCGATTTTCGCCTCCCGCATACTGGGGAGTCCCGTGTCTGTCACCAAAACCGGAGCACAGGGCTCGAGCGCCGTTATGTCAGCACCTTAATTGGGGACAAAACTGTCCCTGCtcaccatttttatttattttttccccctcctaTTGTGTTTTTGCTTTCCCATTTTTGCGGGTGCAGATATTGATGTGAGCCAGAGGAGCGGTTTTTCCATTGAGCCTCACGAGACGGTGGCGCGCGACGACAGGAGGAGACAACGTTTACATTGATGTGGGAGGGCTATCTCCCTCCGACGCGGGGAGCCCAAATGAAGGGGACATGCTGCTCGCCGACGGCTGCAGCCGTCAAGGCAACGGCTCCGTGACCCGGGAGAGGAGACGAAAGCAGCTCCGTCACCGACAGCCGTGCGAGCCTACATCCCCGCCAGCCAGCCCCGCCACCGCAACAGCAGGCAGCGCGAGCCCCCAGACTCTCTCCCTTGGTGAGTGCGCGTGCAGCGTCTTGTGTACACAACACCAAAAATTAGATTACTGTCCGCTC from Cyclopterus lumpus isolate fCycLum1 chromosome 11, fCycLum1.pri, whole genome shotgun sequence harbors:
- the yrk gene encoding tyrosine-protein kinase Fgr, encoding MGCACCKQKKSGKAAAATSAAVDITDLSPSNADGGLAAALTQGRYCPDPTQTIPDFNQGFSSSTIFSNTNTHQRPGVITSGGVTLFIALYEYEARTEDDLTFQKGEKFQIINNTEGDWWEARSLDTGHSGYIPSNYVAPVDSIQAEEWYFGKMGRKDAERQLLGNGNQRGTFLIRESETTKGAYSLSIRDWDDNKGDHVKHYKIRKLDNGGYYITTRSQFDTVQQLVEHYTGTNDGLCYYLTMPCPNSTPLTMGLGRDAWEVLRETLSLQRKLGQGCFGDVWMGMWNGTTKVAVKTLKPGTMSPEAFLEEAQIMKRLRHDKLVQLYAVVSEEPIYIITEFMSQGSLLDFLKDGEGQSLKLPQLVDMAAQIAAGMAYIERMNYIHRDLRAANILVGENLVCKIADFGLARLIEDNEYTARQGAKFPIKWTAPEAALYGRFTIKSDVWSFGILLTELITKGRVPYPGMNNREVLEQVERGYRMPCAPGCPASLHELMVQCWRREADERHTFEYLQSFLEDYFTATEPQYQPGENL